A single Cryomorphaceae bacterium DNA region contains:
- a CDS encoding F0F1 ATP synthase subunit alpha: MAEINPAEVSAILREQLAGHKSESELQEVGTVLQVGDGIARIYGLNQVQSGELVEFENGLQGIVLNLEEDNVGVVLLGPSTDIREGSVAKRTGRIASVNVGEGLLGRVVDGLGNPIDGKGPVEGDLYEMPIERKAPGVIYRQPVNEPLQTGVKAIDSMIPIGRGQRELIIGDRQTGKTTVAIDTIINQKEFYDRGEPVFCIYVAVGQKGSTVAGIAKTLEEKGALDYTVIVAANASDPAPMQFFAPFSGAAIGEYFRDTGRPALIVFDDLSKQAVAYREVSLLLRRPPGREAYPGDVFYLHSRLLERAAKVINDDTIAAQMNDLPEVLKDKVKGGGSLTALPIIETQEGDVSAYIPTNVISITDGQIFLESNLFLSGVRPAINVGISVSRVGGSAQIKAMKKVAGTLKLDQAQYRELEAFAKFGSDLDAATMNVIEKGKRNVEILKQPQGSPVSVEEQIAIIFVGTKGLLRDVPVDQVREFEAEYTSFLRQKHQDTLDQLRTGTWNDEIQDVLKSACAELTSKYQS, encoded by the coding sequence ATGGCAGAAATCAATCCTGCTGAAGTATCAGCAATCCTCCGCGAACAACTCGCTGGCCACAAATCAGAGAGCGAGCTGCAAGAAGTGGGAACCGTTCTCCAAGTTGGAGATGGTATTGCCCGTATTTACGGATTGAACCAAGTTCAGTCTGGTGAGCTCGTCGAGTTCGAAAACGGATTGCAGGGAATCGTATTGAACCTGGAAGAAGACAACGTTGGGGTTGTATTGCTCGGACCTTCTACTGACATCCGTGAAGGTAGTGTTGCCAAGCGTACCGGACGTATTGCTTCTGTAAACGTAGGTGAAGGTTTGTTGGGCCGCGTAGTAGACGGTTTGGGTAACCCAATTGACGGTAAAGGGCCTGTTGAAGGTGACCTTTACGAGATGCCGATTGAGCGAAAAGCTCCTGGTGTAATCTATCGTCAACCGGTAAACGAACCTCTTCAAACTGGTGTGAAAGCGATTGACTCCATGATTCCTATTGGACGTGGACAGCGTGAGTTGATTATTGGTGACCGTCAAACCGGTAAGACTACCGTGGCCATCGATACCATCATCAACCAGAAAGAATTCTACGATCGCGGTGAGCCTGTATTCTGTATCTACGTCGCTGTAGGTCAGAAAGGATCAACAGTTGCTGGTATCGCAAAAACCTTGGAAGAAAAAGGAGCGTTGGATTACACCGTAATTGTTGCGGCGAACGCATCTGACCCTGCTCCAATGCAGTTCTTTGCTCCATTCTCTGGAGCGGCGATTGGAGAGTACTTCCGCGATACAGGACGTCCAGCATTGATCGTATTTGATGACCTTTCAAAACAAGCGGTTGCTTACCGTGAGGTATCCCTCTTGTTGCGTCGTCCTCCAGGTCGTGAGGCCTACCCTGGAGATGTATTCTACTTGCACTCGCGCCTTTTGGAGCGTGCAGCGAAAGTCATCAACGACGACACCATCGCAGCTCAAATGAACGACCTTCCTGAAGTCTTGAAAGACAAAGTAAAAGGTGGCGGTTCCTTGACCGCACTTCCAATTATCGAAACACAAGAAGGAGACGTTTCCGCGTACATTCCAACCAACGTAATTTCCATTACGGACGGTCAGATCTTCTTGGAGAGTAACTTGTTCCTTTCCGGAGTTCGTCCAGCGATTAACGTAGGTATCTCTGTATCTCGTGTAGGAGGTTCTGCTCAGATCAAGGCGATGAAGAAAGTAGCGGGTACCTTGAAATTGGATCAAGCACAGTACCGCGAATTGGAAGCCTTTGCGAAGTTCGGTTCGGACTTGGATGCGGCGACCATGAACGTTATTGAGAAAGGAAAGCGTAACGTAGAGATCTTGAAGCAACCACAGGGGTCGCCTGTTTCTGTAGAGGAGCAGATCGCGATCATCTTCGTGGGAACGAAAGGATTGTTGCGCGATGTACCGGTTGACCAGGTTCGTGAATTCGAAGCTGAGTACACCAGCTTCCTTCGTCAAAAACACCAAGACACTTTGGATCAACTTCGCACGGGAACTTGGAACGATGAGATCCAAGACGTGTTGAAATCAGCTTGTGCTGAATTGACTTCGAAGTACCAATCGTAA
- the atpG gene encoding ATP synthase F1 subunit gamma: protein MANLKEIRNRIGSVNSTKQITSAMKMVSAAKLKRAQDAITQMRPYAEKLTEILGNLSASLDTSENVYASKRDVKKVLLIPVSSNRGLCGAFNSNVFKAARELADEKYASAHVEVMALGKKAGELMQKREYRVNEINVAIFDNLTYEDAGSIANRLMEAYASGEYDEIVLVYNSFKNAASQILKKETFLPIEINEDASSTADYIFEPNKEQIVEQLIPQSLRTQLFKALLDSNASEHGARMTAMHKATDNATELSKELKLTYNKLRQASITNEILEIVGGAEALNG, encoded by the coding sequence ATGGCTAACCTTAAGGAAATTCGGAATCGCATTGGCTCGGTGAACAGCACCAAGCAGATTACCAGTGCGATGAAGATGGTTTCAGCCGCCAAATTGAAACGCGCTCAGGACGCCATCACACAGATGCGTCCGTACGCCGAAAAGCTCACTGAGATTCTCGGAAACTTGAGCGCCAGTTTGGACACCTCGGAGAACGTATACGCTTCAAAGCGCGACGTCAAAAAGGTGTTGTTGATTCCGGTCAGCTCAAACCGTGGTCTTTGTGGTGCCTTTAACTCAAACGTGTTCAAAGCCGCTCGCGAGTTGGCTGATGAAAAGTACGCCAGTGCACACGTAGAAGTAATGGCCCTCGGAAAGAAAGCCGGTGAGTTGATGCAAAAGCGCGAGTACCGCGTGAACGAAATCAACGTGGCGATCTTTGATAACTTGACCTACGAAGATGCTGGCTCAATCGCGAATCGATTGATGGAAGCCTACGCTTCTGGAGAATACGATGAAATCGTACTTGTATACAACAGCTTCAAGAACGCAGCTTCTCAGATTCTCAAGAAAGAGACCTTCTTGCCCATCGAAATCAATGAAGACGCTTCTTCAACGGCGGACTACATTTTTGAGCCCAACAAAGAGCAAATTGTTGAGCAGTTGATTCCTCAGAGTTTGAGAACTCAACTCTTCAAAGCTCTATTGGATTCGAATGCTTCAGAGCACGGAGCGCGAATGACGGCCATGCACAAAGCAACCGACAACGCAACCGAGCTCAGCAAAGAGCTGAAGTTGACCTACAACAAGTTGCGTCAAGCTTCGATCACCAACGAGATCTTGGAGATTGTGGGTGGTGCGGAAGCATTGAACGGATAA
- a CDS encoding GHKL domain-containing protein yields MTLRARIFLSMIAIILLSSILMASITVYHFKRENEQYHLERLQRKEDAIHTSIDYFLQQDVSAQRTDSITPLFDNKICEVADVNKLDINIFDLEGQLLIASNTKLFDMEILQDSLDPLVIQRLRNGETRVVMQQDLDTTKFLSTYEYLNSSMGEPLAVINVPYFQTDSFHKRELKEFLESLAQIYVLLLIGAGLLAYFLSNYITSSLTAVQARIKGVRIDGQNERIEWEHDDEIGALVNEYNRMLGELAKSADLLAKSEREGAWKKMARQVAHEIKNPLTPMKLTVQQLERRLKPDDPEFESKMKSFTNTLVEQIDTLSSIASSFSAFAQMPVQNHQELELNRTLKSCTELFTHQTVTFTSEHADEVCITADKEYFIRVMNNLLTNAMQSIPEDREAKISVALRADATHAFIEVRDNGCGIPQEQLEQIFEPNFTTKSSGTGLGLAMVRNIVQTFEGTIQVSSEVEVGSTFTLTLPRASGA; encoded by the coding sequence ATGACCTTACGCGCACGGATTTTCCTTTCCATGATTGCCATTATTCTGCTTTCGAGCATCTTGATGGCTTCCATTACGGTCTACCACTTCAAACGGGAGAATGAGCAATACCATTTGGAGCGCTTGCAGCGCAAAGAGGACGCGATCCACACCAGCATCGACTACTTTTTACAGCAGGATGTGAGCGCTCAGCGCACGGACAGCATCACACCCCTGTTCGACAACAAGATCTGCGAGGTGGCCGATGTGAATAAGTTGGACATCAACATCTTTGACCTCGAGGGCCAGTTACTGATCGCCTCCAACACCAAGCTCTTCGACATGGAGATCCTTCAGGACTCCCTGGACCCGCTGGTTATTCAACGTTTGCGGAATGGCGAAACTCGGGTGGTGATGCAGCAGGACTTAGACACCACGAAATTTCTTTCCACCTACGAGTACCTCAACAGTTCTATGGGTGAGCCCTTGGCCGTGATTAACGTACCGTACTTCCAGACCGACAGCTTTCACAAGCGGGAGCTCAAAGAGTTCCTGGAGTCTTTGGCACAGATCTACGTTTTGCTCCTCATTGGCGCCGGACTCTTGGCCTACTTCCTTTCCAACTACATCACTTCATCGTTGACCGCGGTACAGGCGCGCATTAAAGGAGTACGAATCGACGGTCAAAACGAACGCATTGAATGGGAGCACGACGACGAAATAGGCGCTCTGGTGAACGAATACAACCGAATGCTGGGTGAGCTTGCTAAAAGCGCTGATCTGCTGGCAAAAAGCGAAAGAGAGGGTGCGTGGAAGAAGATGGCGCGACAAGTGGCTCATGAAATCAAGAACCCGCTCACACCCATGAAGCTGACCGTGCAGCAACTGGAGCGACGGCTGAAACCCGATGATCCGGAATTCGAGAGCAAGATGAAAAGCTTCACGAACACCTTGGTGGAGCAGATTGACACCTTATCGAGCATTGCCTCCTCGTTCTCTGCCTTCGCCCAAATGCCGGTTCAAAACCACCAAGAGCTCGAACTCAACCGAACGCTGAAAAGCTGTACGGAACTCTTCACGCATCAGACCGTGACCTTTACGTCCGAGCACGCTGACGAAGTGTGCATCACCGCCGACAAAGAGTACTTTATTCGGGTGATGAACAACCTGCTCACCAACGCCATGCAGTCCATTCCCGAGGATCGCGAGGCCAAAATTTCAGTGGCCCTACGGGCCGATGCCACCCATGCCTTTATCGAGGTCCGCGACAACGGATGCGGTATACCGCAGGAGCAATTGGAGCAAATTTTTGAGCCAAATTTCACCACCAAGAGCAGTGGAACAGGCTTGGGATTGGCTATGGTACGCAACATCGTGCAGACCTTTGAGGGCACCATTCAGGTTTCCTCCGAAGTCGAAGTGGGGTCCACATTTACCCTCACGCTGCCTCGAGCTTCCGGGGCGTAA
- a CDS encoding enoyl-CoA hydratase/isomerase family protein, with the protein MTFETLLTDLENGILTVTLNRPDNLNALNTRVFTELRAVFEDVYENKAIKSVIITGMGEKAFAAGADIKEFSEYDVEQGKHLAANGHDVFFMIERCPKPVVAAVNGFALGGGCELAMSCHMRVASENARFGQPEVNLGLTPGYAGTQRLVQLIGKGKALELLMTADMIKADQALSLGLANHVVPQTELHGFCYDLLEKIGTKSPTAVAGVIECVNAYFEEGVDGFKKEVEVFGNCFGTEDFKEGTAAFMEKRKADFPGK; encoded by the coding sequence ATGACTTTTGAAACCCTGTTGACCGATCTGGAAAACGGAATTTTGACCGTTACCTTGAATCGGCCCGATAACCTCAATGCGCTCAACACGCGCGTCTTCACCGAATTGCGTGCCGTTTTTGAAGATGTGTACGAAAACAAAGCCATTAAAAGCGTCATCATCACTGGGATGGGCGAAAAGGCCTTCGCCGCAGGGGCAGACATCAAAGAGTTCAGCGAATACGATGTAGAGCAGGGAAAACATTTGGCCGCCAATGGTCACGACGTGTTTTTTATGATCGAGCGTTGCCCAAAACCGGTGGTTGCCGCCGTTAATGGTTTCGCTCTAGGTGGAGGGTGTGAATTAGCTATGTCCTGTCATATGCGGGTCGCTTCAGAAAATGCTCGCTTCGGGCAGCCAGAAGTCAACTTGGGCCTTACTCCCGGGTATGCGGGAACTCAGCGCTTGGTTCAATTGATTGGAAAAGGAAAGGCTTTGGAGCTCTTGATGACTGCAGACATGATCAAAGCCGATCAAGCTCTGAGTCTCGGTTTAGCGAACCATGTAGTTCCTCAGACAGAACTTCACGGATTCTGCTATGATCTCTTAGAAAAAATAGGCACCAAATCGCCGACAGCGGTGGCAGGTGTGATCGAATGCGTCAACGCATACTTTGAAGAGGGTGTTGACGGTTTTAAAAAGGAAGTCGAAGTCTTCGGAAACTGCTTTGGTACCGAAGATTTCAAAGAAGGAACAGCCGCCTTTATGGAAAAGCGAAAGGCGGACTTTCCTGGAAAATAA
- a CDS encoding oligosaccharide flippase family protein, translating into MNPIRKFLGQTAIYGLSTIIGRLLNFLLVPLYVSLFDSTEYGKVSYLYALVVFLIVILTYGMETTFFRFREKEYDPKEVFSTGAWSLVITSSLFLGLALLFRQPLAAAVHMPDHPEYITWFAAILALDAVVALPFARLRAEGKAFRFAVVKLTNIGLNIGFNLLFLLAKVGYDPSIGIGYIFISNLIASAITFALLLPEARGLAAGFSMDLWKNMIAYSWPLMIAGLASAINEVADRQIMNFVLPKEEAFSQIGIYSACYKLSIFMTLFIQAYRYGAEPFFFAKAKDLDARATYAELMNLFIIATSLIFVGLNLFIDPLSRVFIPNPEYYEGLHVVPILLLANLFLGVYINLSIWYKLSDKTINGAIISTVGAIITITLNFAAIPLYGYTAAAWVTLAAYAVMMIISLIWGQRVYPIPYDFKRMFGYLALSILVVVLAQRVLNNTLRLNIGLFLIFGAILAAFEHRYIRRWTKKSGDES; encoded by the coding sequence ATGAATCCAATTCGTAAATTTCTCGGCCAAACGGCCATCTACGGTCTGAGCACCATCATTGGGCGTCTGCTCAATTTCCTGCTCGTTCCCCTTTACGTCAGCCTTTTTGACTCTACGGAGTACGGAAAGGTCAGCTATCTCTATGCGCTGGTTGTCTTCCTTATTGTCATCCTGACTTATGGGATGGAAACCACCTTCTTTAGGTTTCGGGAAAAGGAATACGACCCAAAGGAAGTCTTCAGCACAGGCGCTTGGTCTTTGGTGATTACCAGCTCTTTGTTTCTGGGACTCGCGCTCCTTTTTCGACAACCTCTAGCCGCTGCCGTGCACATGCCGGACCACCCCGAGTATATCACGTGGTTCGCGGCGATTCTGGCCCTTGATGCGGTAGTTGCCCTCCCTTTTGCTCGTTTGCGCGCTGAAGGCAAGGCCTTTCGTTTTGCCGTGGTCAAGCTGACCAATATTGGCTTGAACATTGGCTTTAACCTGCTCTTCTTACTGGCCAAGGTCGGCTATGACCCCTCCATCGGAATTGGATACATCTTCATTTCCAACCTCATCGCTTCTGCCATCACCTTCGCTTTGTTGCTTCCCGAAGCACGCGGATTGGCCGCTGGCTTCTCCATGGATTTGTGGAAGAATATGATTGCCTACAGTTGGCCGCTTATGATTGCCGGCTTGGCCAGCGCAATCAACGAAGTCGCGGACCGTCAAATCATGAACTTTGTACTCCCAAAAGAGGAGGCTTTCAGTCAAATTGGTATCTACAGTGCCTGTTATAAATTGAGCATCTTCATGACGCTCTTCATCCAAGCCTATCGCTACGGTGCCGAACCCTTCTTTTTTGCCAAAGCCAAAGATTTGGACGCCCGCGCAACCTATGCGGAGCTGATGAACCTGTTCATCATTGCAACCAGCTTGATCTTCGTTGGACTCAACCTCTTTATTGATCCTTTGTCTCGAGTGTTTATCCCCAATCCCGAGTACTACGAAGGGCTGCACGTAGTCCCTATTCTTCTCTTGGCCAACCTGTTTTTGGGTGTGTACATCAACTTGTCTATTTGGTACAAGCTCTCGGATAAGACCATCAACGGAGCCATCATCAGCACCGTGGGAGCCATCATTACCATCACGCTCAACTTCGCGGCCATTCCGCTGTACGGATATACCGCTGCAGCGTGGGTTACTTTAGCGGCCTACGCCGTCATGATGATCATCTCGTTGATTTGGGGTCAGCGTGTCTACCCCATTCCCTACGATTTCAAACGCATGTTCGGCTACCTCGCATTGTCGATTTTAGTCGTTGTTTTGGCGCAACGTGTGCTTAACAATACCTTGCGGCTTAACATAGGCCTATTCCTTATATTTGGGGCGATATTAGCGGCCTTCGAGCATCGCTATATTCGCCGATGGACGAAAAAGAGTGGAGATGAAAGTTAA
- the dut gene encoding dUTP diphosphatase: protein MKVKVINRSGNPLPQFKTEASAGMDLSANLERPVELQPGQRQLVGTGLYMELPIGYEAQVRPRSGWALKEGVTVLNAPGTIDADYRGEIGVILINLGQSPVTVQHGDRIAQLVIAKYEQIEWSVSETLQSSERGAGGFGSTGK, encoded by the coding sequence ATGAAAGTTAAAGTGATCAATCGTTCGGGAAACCCCCTTCCTCAATTCAAGACGGAGGCTTCTGCGGGCATGGACCTTTCAGCAAATCTCGAGCGTCCTGTAGAACTTCAACCCGGACAGCGACAGCTCGTGGGCACGGGTTTGTACATGGAGCTCCCCATCGGATACGAAGCACAGGTGCGGCCACGAAGCGGATGGGCCCTCAAAGAAGGGGTTACCGTTCTGAATGCACCGGGTACCATCGATGCAGACTACCGCGGAGAAATTGGGGTGATTTTGATCAATTTGGGTCAGTCACCAGTTACCGTCCAGCACGGTGACCGCATCGCACAGCTGGTCATCGCGAAGTACGAGCAAATCGAATGGTCGGTCAGCGAAACTTTACAATCAAGTGAACGAGGAGCCGGAGGATTCGGTTCCACAGGAAAATAA
- a CDS encoding NTP transferase domain-containing protein, whose product MKIIIPMAGRGSRMRPHTLTVPKPLIPIAGKPIVQRLVQDIAKVAGDDVDEVAFIIGDFGKAVEEQLIGIAEGVGAKGSIYYQDEALGTAHAILCAKDSLEGNVVVAFADTLFRTDFRIDRESDGVIWVKQVEDPRAFGVVKISDEGNITDFVEKPEEFVSDLAIIGIYYFKDGNWLKDELQYLIDNDIKDKGEYQLTNALENMKQKGAKYLPGEVNDWMDCGNKDVTVETNGKILGYLKEEGQGLIDPSATAENSEIIPPCFIGKDVVIVNSTIGPNVSLGNGTRVENSTISNTLVQENTVIEDAELDNSMLGNKVHYKGGSKSVSIGDYSTLL is encoded by the coding sequence ATGAAAATCATTATTCCCATGGCCGGCCGAGGATCGCGAATGCGTCCACACACCTTGACCGTTCCCAAACCTCTGATCCCGATCGCTGGAAAGCCGATCGTACAGCGCTTGGTGCAAGACATTGCCAAGGTCGCCGGTGACGATGTGGATGAAGTGGCTTTCATCATCGGTGATTTCGGTAAAGCAGTTGAAGAACAGCTCATCGGAATTGCTGAAGGCGTTGGAGCCAAAGGAAGCATCTATTACCAAGATGAAGCTTTAGGAACCGCTCACGCCATCTTGTGTGCCAAGGACAGCTTGGAAGGAAATGTGGTAGTGGCCTTTGCCGACACTTTGTTCCGCACCGACTTCCGCATTGACCGCGAGAGCGACGGTGTCATTTGGGTAAAGCAAGTTGAAGATCCACGCGCTTTTGGTGTGGTCAAAATCTCTGATGAAGGGAACATCACCGATTTCGTGGAAAAGCCAGAGGAATTTGTCAGCGACCTCGCCATTATCGGTATCTACTATTTCAAAGACGGTAATTGGCTCAAGGACGAGCTCCAATACCTCATCGACAACGATATCAAGGACAAGGGTGAATACCAATTGACCAATGCCTTGGAGAACATGAAACAAAAAGGCGCGAAGTACCTGCCTGGAGAGGTCAACGATTGGATGGACTGCGGAAACAAAGATGTGACCGTCGAAACCAACGGAAAGATTCTCGGCTATCTTAAAGAAGAGGGGCAGGGCTTGATCGATCCTTCGGCGACCGCTGAAAACTCGGAGATCATTCCTCCTTGCTTCATCGGGAAAGACGTGGTGATCGTAAATTCGACCATCGGTCCAAACGTTAGTCTGGGCAATGGAACGCGCGTCGAGAATTCCACCATCAGCAATACCTTGGTGCAGGAAAACACCGTTATTGAAGATGCGGAACTCGACAACTCCATGCTGGGGAACAAGGTCCACTACAAAGGTGGGTCGAAGTCCGTCAGCATTGGTGATTACAGTACTTTACTTTGA
- a CDS encoding tetratricopeptide repeat protein has product MIRLRLKYVLYIALLPFLSACGGMKEAQRPPADASVQNEVDPLAERDRMQFDRAFFAGQKEKALGNYDRSLEYFLEALRIDGGNGAVMYELSLLYLEFQNVGQSQFFCEGAVEVDPGNRWYRMVLADIYGLQRDYEAQAAQYRELQVIEPNNPEHHFNLAVTLLQQNDLKGALKVYDGIEKRWGVMEEVSLQKELIYVKMGNIDKAAAELEALIEAYPGNVQYYVLLAELYKANDRSEDARKQFDRALEAFPGAPEVHLALAGYYEQEGQFDLALKSYVIAFQDPDLNIDAKMQVILNYYERSGRDTSLREDALMLVQTVIDAHPNSPKGYAVKGDFYLREEKPEKARAAFRQSIEAGATQFPIWQQVLLLDADLADMDALLTESTAALELFPAQPIVYLLNGVALMQDEQYEEAVEILEAGREFALGNRPLQAQFDSYLGDAHHQAGNDKESDEFYDKALAYDPNNEVVLNNYAYYLSVRGEKLELAEAYSKKSNELSPNNGTYQDTYAWVLYKLARYDEALSWIQKAIANGGGNSGEVREHYGDILFQLGQIDEAVEQWEKAAEYGGASEWIDQKIREQQLYE; this is encoded by the coding sequence TTGATTAGACTCAGACTTAAATACGTCCTATATATTGCCCTCCTTCCGTTCCTTTCCGCCTGCGGCGGGATGAAGGAGGCGCAAAGACCACCCGCTGATGCCAGCGTTCAAAACGAGGTAGACCCTCTGGCTGAACGGGATCGGATGCAGTTCGATCGCGCCTTCTTTGCCGGCCAAAAGGAAAAGGCTTTGGGCAACTACGACCGCTCCCTGGAGTACTTCCTCGAAGCGCTTCGCATTGACGGAGGGAATGGGGCGGTGATGTACGAACTGTCTCTGCTTTATTTAGAGTTCCAAAACGTCGGTCAATCCCAGTTTTTCTGTGAAGGAGCGGTGGAAGTTGATCCGGGCAATCGGTGGTACCGCATGGTGCTTGCCGATATTTACGGCTTGCAACGGGACTATGAAGCCCAAGCAGCCCAGTACCGAGAACTTCAAGTCATAGAGCCCAACAACCCGGAACACCACTTCAATTTGGCCGTAACCCTTCTTCAGCAAAACGACTTGAAAGGTGCACTTAAGGTCTATGACGGCATTGAAAAGCGCTGGGGTGTCATGGAAGAAGTTTCCCTCCAGAAAGAACTCATCTATGTGAAGATGGGGAATATCGACAAGGCTGCTGCCGAGCTCGAGGCCCTGATTGAAGCCTATCCCGGAAACGTTCAGTACTACGTTCTGCTGGCAGAATTGTACAAGGCTAATGACCGCTCGGAAGATGCGCGAAAGCAGTTTGATAGAGCCTTGGAAGCCTTTCCCGGAGCTCCCGAAGTTCACCTCGCACTTGCCGGCTATTACGAGCAAGAAGGTCAATTTGATCTGGCCCTTAAGTCCTATGTGATCGCCTTTCAGGATCCCGACTTGAACATCGACGCCAAGATGCAGGTCATCTTGAACTACTACGAGCGCTCTGGACGAGACACAAGCTTACGAGAAGACGCCCTTATGCTCGTTCAGACCGTGATCGATGCACACCCGAATAGCCCCAAAGGTTATGCGGTAAAGGGTGATTTTTACCTGCGTGAAGAAAAGCCTGAAAAGGCGCGCGCTGCTTTTCGTCAATCGATTGAGGCAGGTGCCACTCAGTTTCCCATCTGGCAGCAGGTTCTGCTCTTAGACGCCGATTTAGCTGACATGGACGCTTTGCTGACCGAGAGCACTGCCGCATTGGAACTGTTCCCGGCTCAGCCCATTGTCTATTTGCTCAACGGCGTAGCCCTCATGCAAGACGAGCAGTACGAGGAAGCTGTTGAAATTCTAGAAGCTGGCCGTGAATTCGCCTTGGGAAATAGACCCCTACAAGCCCAGTTTGACTCCTACCTCGGAGATGCGCATCATCAAGCCGGAAACGATAAAGAATCCGACGAATTCTACGACAAAGCACTGGCCTACGACCCCAACAATGAAGTCGTGCTGAACAACTATGCCTACTATCTATCGGTCCGGGGTGAAAAGCTCGAATTGGCGGAGGCTTATTCGAAAAAAAGCAATGAACTGTCCCCCAACAACGGCACCTACCAAGATACCTATGCTTGGGTGCTATACAAGTTAGCGCGCTATGACGAGGCCTTGAGTTGGATCCAAAAAGCCATCGCCAATGGTGGAGGAAACAGCGGTGAGGTTCGCGAGCACTACGGCGATATCTTGTTCCAACTCGGTCAAATCGATGAGGCGGTGGAGCAGTGGGAAAAGGCGGCTGAATACGGTGGAGCAAGTGAATGGATCGATCAAAAAATCCGGGAACAACAGCTTTATGAGTAA
- a CDS encoding DUF4292 domain-containing protein: MSKRQLLVGLMGLLVFGACQSRKLITPETTYAEMKPSKVLKALDEQRDTWDTYSARVTSRYEDKFTKLSFTAKVRMKRDSVFWVTITAALGIEVGRAKITPDRVLFFNRLNKTYLDSDFEALSQEIGAPITFETLQSIFSGSPLFDWKRSELNSSVDSNGYVLSNHPPVGRLDTANIVGFIEKMFVSKEKLEITEQVVIDPAKDRYLEVFNSDYTWVGDRAWPTRFTAEARDSSLSTKVQMRANKVETDIVLSYPFEIPDNYAPLPQ, encoded by the coding sequence ATGAGTAAGCGTCAGCTCCTTGTCGGACTCATGGGCTTGCTCGTGTTCGGGGCGTGCCAGTCTCGGAAACTCATTACCCCAGAAACAACGTACGCGGAAATGAAACCATCCAAGGTGCTCAAAGCACTGGATGAACAGCGCGATACATGGGACACCTACAGCGCCCGTGTGACCTCCCGATATGAAGATAAATTCACGAAGCTCTCTTTCACGGCCAAAGTCCGGATGAAGCGAGATAGTGTTTTTTGGGTCACCATTACCGCTGCCTTGGGTATTGAGGTCGGCCGCGCCAAAATCACTCCAGATCGCGTGTTGTTCTTCAACCGCCTGAACAAGACTTATCTCGACAGCGATTTTGAAGCACTGAGCCAGGAAATTGGGGCGCCGATTACCTTTGAAACGCTTCAGAGCATCTTCAGTGGAAGTCCTCTTTTTGACTGGAAACGCAGTGAACTGAACAGCTCCGTCGATTCAAATGGATACGTGCTCAGCAATCATCCGCCCGTAGGGCGATTGGATACCGCCAACATTGTAGGGTTTATTGAGAAGATGTTCGTTTCCAAAGAAAAACTCGAAATCACTGAGCAAGTGGTAATTGATCCGGCCAAAGATCGCTACCTGGAAGTATTCAACAGCGACTACACATGGGTGGGTGATCGAGCATGGCCAACGCGGTTTACAGCCGAGGCGCGAGACTCTTCACTTTCTACAAAAGTGCAAATGCGGGCCAATAAAGTAGAAACGGATATTGTTCTATCTTACCCGTTCGAGATTCCCGACAACTATGCACCCCTTCCTCAATAG